Part of the Qipengyuania sp. SS22 genome, CGACTGCGGATGTCGGAGGAAGCGGTGACACGCTATGATTACGTCACTGCCGAAATCAGCCGGATGAACGGGCGCGAATGGGATGGGTTCGTCGCCATCGACCGGCAATCGCGGCAGGACATGCGCGCCTGCCAGGACGAGCGGCGCTGCCTCGACGACTAGGCGCCGGTTACAGCCAGCGCCACACGCCTGCCGGCATGCCATTGGCGTGGATATGGCCATAGGTCGCGGCGAGCCAGATGATGAGCCCGCCGATCCATGCAAATGCTCCCGCCTTCGCCAGCCCGCCAACGCGCGGCCAATAGCTGGTCCGCGCTTCCCATCCGGACCAGGCGTCGCCCATTTGGCCTTCCTTCTTGCGGTCCTGCAAATGCGCGCCAAGCAGCGCCAGCAGGCCGATTGCACCCGCGAGAATGATCTGGCGCGGCGTGGGGCTGAGCAGGATATGCGTCGCCGCCCAGAGCGCGATCGCCCACATCATCGGGTGACGCGTAACATGGAAGACACCGTGCGGGCCTTGCGCCGCATGCGCCGCCGCGCGCGGATCGGGCAGCGCGGGATTGCGCTGGAACGACCCCGCCAACAGCACCGAGGCTAGGAGCATGATCACCGTGGCGATCGCCCACAGGGTGTCACCCGATCCGTTCCACAAGGGCGCCCCGCCCGGTCCGACCGCGCGAAACGCCATCGCCGCCCAGACGAATGTCGCCAGCGCGACCAGCGAATAGAGCGCGCGAAAGCCGTTCTCGCCCAGCACGCCGACCAGCGGCGCGCGTAGCGGGTGAGACAATGCGAAATGCATACCGACGAAGGCGAGCGACGCAGCGAGCAGCGAAACCAAGGCCTGATCCATGACCGACTCCCATGTTTACAGCGTCAACATAGATAGCAGGATCGGCTCACGAAGCAAGCGGCTATCGTGGCGGCCGATTATGCGGCGGGTTCGATCCCGAGCAACTGGACAGTGAACAGCAGCGTTGCACCGCCGGGGATCGGCCCCTTGCCCTTCGGTCCATAGGCAAGATCCGCGGGCGCGGCGATTTCGATCGTATCGCCCACGCCCATTTCGGGGATCGCCATCTGCCACGCCTTAATCAACCGTCCGAGCGGGAAGGTCGCCGGCTCCCCGCGGTCGAAGCTGCTGTCGAAGGTCTCGCCATTGAGGAATGTGCCCGCATAGTGCACGGTCACCGTATCCTCGACGCGCGCCTTCTCGCTGCTGCCCGCATAATCGACATGGCGCCACTTGAGCCCGCCCGGCATCGCGTGCCAGCCGTCCTCATGCGACAGGCCCGTGAGATACGCCTGTTGCGCGTTCATCCAGGCGATGTCCTGCGACCGGTCGGGCGGCGTATCCTGCGCGGATAGCGCATGGAAGCCGACCGCTGTCGCGGCCGCGCCCAACGCGAGCAGGGTGGTGCGCATTTCCTTCACTGGCCTACCAGTCGTAGCCCTTGGGCAAATCGCTCTCGTCGAGATCGCGATAACGCTCCTTGAGGCGGCTCTGGTGGTTGTCGAGCGGCTGATCGATACCGTCGATATAAACCTTTACCGGCATCGAACCCACTTCGAGCGGGTCGCCGTCCCAGATCACCAGGTCGCCCACGGCCCCAGGTGCAAGCACGCCAGCCTTGTCGCCCATGCCGCTGATCGCGGCGGGCACCGAGGTGATGGCCGCGAAGGCCTGGCCCCAGGTCAAACCGTCAGCACCGGGCATGCGGGTGAGCGCTACGAGATTACCCGCATATTGGTTGAGGTTGCGCGGGTTCTGCATCGCCGCGGCGTTAAGCGCGACCCTGACCCCGGCTTTCACCATCCGGCCGATATTGCTCTGCGTCGCCGCCAGTTCTTCGAAATTGGCAGGCAAATCGTCGAGCCCGTCGGCGATCACCGGCACGCCGGCGGCGGCGATTTCGCTGGCGACCAGCCAGCCTTCGCTCGCACCGACAAGCACGAGGTCGAGGCGCGGGAATTCACTTTTGAGCGCCAGCGTGCTGCGAATGTCGGAGGCGCGTTCCACATAGACGTAAAGCGGCTGCTCCCCGCGTGCGACGGGTGCCAATGCAGCTGCGTCGAATCGGGTCAGCAGGACATCGTCGCTGCGGATGTCGGCGCTGGTGGCGGCGCGGTTGGCGCTTGCCTCACGCAGCGCGGCGCGCAGCAGCGTATGCGTGGCCACGCGGCTGCCGCCCGCGATCCGTCCGCCATACTCGCCGAGCGCGACGACCTGGAATGCCCGCGCCTGCGTAACCGCGTCGGGATCGGCCCCCAGATCGATCACTGCGCCCTGCCCGCCGAAGATCGAGCTGGACGGCAGTGTGACCGTGGCCGCGCGGGTGATCCCCGATGCGCGATGCACAAGGATGTGCTGCGAGGAAGGATTGATCACCGGTGCAACGTCGAGCGCGGCGCTGAACGGCGCGCCTCCGGCGCGCGTGTCGTTCGATTCGCTGACCGCACCGACGTCCCACAGGCCGAGGCTGGTGACGGTCGCGAAAATACCCGGGGTGACCCAGGCGCCGTTTGCATCGATCGCGGGAAGGTTGCTGGCGGGCGTACCGCTGCCGATCGCGGAGACCTTGCCGTTCTCGACCACGACATAGCCGCTCTCGATCGGTTCGCTGCCATCGCCCGAGGCGACGGTGGCATTGGTCACGACGAAGCTCTGCGCGGTGGCAGGTGCGGCGAAGGCGATGGCGGCGGAGGCGAGAAGCGTTGCGAGAGCCTTCATTTCACGTCTCCTTCACCGGGCTGGCCGAGCTCGAAATCGCTCACCGGGCGCCGCTTGCGGTCCATCGCATCAAACATCAGCGCGCCATCGACCCAGACCTTCTCAGGCCGCGAATAAACCGATAGCGGATCGCCGTTCCACAGGACGACGTCAGCCATCTTTCCTGTCTCGAGGCTGCCGGTCATATCGGCGATGCCCATTGCCTTGGCGGCGTTGTGGGTGAACCAGCCGACCACTTCGGCATCGGGAATGTCGATTCCCAGCCGAAGCCCGGCGGCCTGCGCCTTGGCCGCTTCCTGATTGAGCCGTTGGATGCCATTCTCATCGTCGGAATGGATCACCACGCAGGCACCCGCCTGGCGCAGCAGCGCCGCATTTTCGAGGATACCGTCATAGGCTTCCATCTTGAAGCCGTACCAGTCCGCCCAGATCGCGCTGCAGACGTCGTTTTCCTTGAGCAGGTCGCCGATCTTGTAGGCTTCGACCGCATGGTGGAAGGCGGTGACCTTGTAGCCCATCTCCTTGGCCATATCCATGACCAGCGCCATTTCGTCGGCGCGGTAGCAATGGTTGTGGACGAGGATCTCGCCGTCGAGCACGCCGTTGAGCGTTTCCTTGCCCAGATCGCGCTTCTTGCCGTCATAGGCCTGCGCATCGAGCCACATCTGGCGGTTGACCGCGAAATTGCCCATCCGGGTCGAGGGCGCGCGGCCCTTGCCGCCGTAGACGCGCTTGGGGTTCTCGCCGCAGGCCATTTTCATGCCGTAGGGCGCGCCGGGGAACTTCATCCCCTGCACGGTCCGCGCGGAAACGTTCTTTAGCGTTACCGAGCGGCCGCCGGTGAGATTGGCCGAACCCGGCAGAATCTGCAGGCTGGTGACACCGCCATTGGCCAGCGCGCGGGTGAAGCCGGGGTCCTGCGGCCAGACCGAATGCTCGGCCCAGACCTCGGGCGTCATCGGACTGGTTGCCTCGTTCCCGTCCGAATGCGCCTGGACGCTCGGGGTGGGGTAGTCGCCGAGGTGAGAATGGATGTCGATCACCCCGGGGGTGACGAATTTGCCGCTGCCATCGATCCGGTCATAGCCGTCGGTGGCCAGCGAAGCATCGCCCACCGCGACGACCTTGCCGTCGCGGAACAGGACGGTGCCGTTGTCGATCCGACCGCCGCGGCCGTCGAACACGGTAGCGCCGACCAGCGCCGTCGGACGGCCGGGATAGGGGCTGTAGGTCGAGGGGAAGGGGGCATTGCCGTCCTTGCCAACCGGCGCGGTCCAATCCTTGGTAGAGGCCGAGGCGACATCGCTGCTGCCGCCGGTGGTGGAACATCCGGCAACCGCGAAAGCGGCCGCGCAGGCGAGCAAGGTGTATTTTTTCATGGAACCCCCAAATGCAGTCGGGCCGGAGCATCGCTGCCCCGGCCCGATCGGTCAAATGCATTTGTCGGTGCCAGCGTGCGTTTCGCCGATTGGTACCGGATAGCGGATCAGCCCAATGGGCGTGTTTCCGGATGAATCCCGGCACCCTGCGGCTCACCCGGGCCCTCGCTCTGCCCGAGCAGGTCGTCGCCGACATCGTCGTCCTGAAGCGTATCGAGATGCATGAGTTTCTTGATCAACGGGCTGATGACCATGACGCCGACACCGATCGCGATCGCATACCAGCCGACGGTCGAATAGACATCGAGCACGACCTGCCTGCCTGCTTCCTCGCCCACGCCTTCGGCACCGGTGGCCGAGGCGATCAGGCCGGCGGCAAAGTTGCCGGTGGCCGAAGCGAAGAACCAGGTGCCCATGATCAGCGACGCCATATGCGACGGCGCCAGACGGTTCATGGCCGACAGGCCGACCGGCGACAGGCACAGCTCGCCGGTGGTGTGCAGCAGGTAGATCAGGAAGATGAACAGCACAGGCACGGCTGCGTCCACACCGACCGACTGCGCGCCCCATACGAGCACGAGAAAGCCGAGGCCAACCTGTACGACACCCAGGCCGAACTTCAGCGGTGCACTGGGTTCGAGGCCCTTGCGACCAAGCGTTTGCCAGGTAACCGCGAACACCGGCGCAAGCAGGATGATGTAGATCGCGTTGATCGACTGGAAGGTCGAAGCGGGCACGCCCCCGCGATCGACATGGCGATCGGTAAACAGGTTGAGGCTCGAGCCCGCCTGTTCGAACAGCGCCCAGAAAACGATCGAGGTCAGAATGAGGAACATCGCCGCGAAAATGCGGTCTCGTTCTTCGCTGGGCAGCTTCACCACCGCAGTGAACAGGACATAGAGCACCAGCGAGCCACCGAAGAGGCCGAGCACATAGCCGACCATGTCCTGGTACTGGATCGCAAGCCAGCAAATGCCGACCAGCGCGATGCCCAGGCCGTACATCGACCATTCGGTCTTCTTGGCGAGTTGCTTGGGCGGTTCGCCGCGGCCGAGCAGCAGCGGCTTGCCCCAGACGAACACGACCAGACCGGCCAGCATGCCGATCCCGGCGAGACCGAAGCCGTAGGCCCAACCATAGGTTTCACCGATATAACCGCACAGCAGCGAACCGATCGCGGCGCCGAGGTTAATGCCCATGTAGAAGATGGTGTAGGCGGCATCCCGCCGCGTATCGGTGCGCGGATAGAGCTGGCCGACGATCACCGAGATATTCGCCTTGAGGAAGCCCGAACCGACGATGATCAACGCCAGTGCCAGCCAGAAGACGTAGACGATCGGATTGTTCTCCGTCCCTGCGGCGGGATCGCCCTCGAAGGCCATGAAGAAGTGGCCGAGGGTTAGCAGGACCGCGCCGAACAGCACCGCCTTCCTCTGCCCGAGATACTTGTCGGCCAGATAGCCACCAACGACCGGGGTAATGTACACCAGTGCGGTATAGGCACCGTAGATGATGCCCGCATCGCTATCCGAAAACAGCCAGTGCTTGGTCAGGTAGAAGATCAGCAGGGCGCGCATCCCGTAATAGGAAAAACGCTCCCACATTTCGGCGAAGAACAGGATGAACAGTCCCTTGGGGTGGCCCAGGAATGTCCCTGCCGAATCCCCGTCAACCGGTTGTGTTGTGGCCATGCGTGGCAAACCTCTTGTAGCGTTCAGGAAGCCGCACACAGGCTTCCTCCCCGAAGAAGCGGGCACCCTAACGGCTTGCGCGCTCATGTGAAGCATTAGTTACACTCGTGACCGGCTGGTGCGCGAATGGCGGTTTGCCCGGGAACCTTGCGCGCTCCGGTGTATTATGGCACTGATGCAGTCAGCTTCGGGGAACATGTGATGCGCAACCAGTCCAAGCCGGTCTATCTCAAGCTGCGCGACATGATCGCAGCCGCGATTATCGACGGACGCTATGCCGAAGGCGATATGCTGCCTTCGGTCCGCGCGCTGGCCGCCGAACAGGGCGCCAATCCGCTGACCGTCGCGAAGGCCTACCAGCAGTTCCAGAACGACGGCCTGGTCGAGGTCCAGCGCGGGGTCGGCATGTATGTCGTCGATGGCGCGGCCGAACGCCTGCGCCGGTCCGAACGCGACGCTTTCCTGCGCGAGGAATGGCCCGAGATCAGGGCGCGGATGGACCGCCTCGGCGTCTCGGCCAGCGAACTGCTTGCCGAAGCCTGAAGGCCGGGCTGAAATTTACAGCTGTGAACTTGCGGGGAACCGCGGCTTCTGCCACAACCAGCAGATTGGAATCGGGCAAGAAAGCATGATTTCGGTGGGGCGCGCGGTAATAACCCATTTGTGGCCGAATGGGCCAGGAGACGCCAAATGATCCGATCCGAACTTCTTGCTGCCCTTGCCCAGGATAATCCCGAGCTGCGGGCCGAGGAGGTCGAACAGGTCGTGGACGTCTTCTTCGAAGAAATCGCCCAACGCCTGAGCGAAGGCGGACGCGTCGAACTGCGGGGTTTCGGCGCCTTTTCGACGCGCGAACGCGAAGCGCGCAAGGGCCGCAACCCGCGCACCGGCGAAACGGTCGATGTGCCCGCCAAGCGCGTACCGTATTTCAAGCCCGGCAAGGACATGCGTCGCCGTCTCAACGACGATTGACGTTTCCCTATAGCTCAAGATCGATGATTGCCCGCCCGCCGGGCAGCGATTAGGGCTGCTTGCCGCAAGCGGGTGTGGCGGAATGGTAGACGCCGGGGACTTAAAATCCCCTGTCCTTTGGACGTGTGGGTTCGAGTCCCACCACCCGCACCAGCACTGTTGCACCTCGTTCGATGAAGAAAACGCGCCCTACCGCGAATTATTCGCAAAGGGCTTATCTCCGCGTTAACCCCTAAGGTTATATTAGGAAGCTTCAAAGGATCGCTGGGCCAGGGAACCATTGCAGACAAGCCGTAGCTGCGGGTATCTGGAGAATTTAGGGGCGATGGAATTTACCACCGAACTCCACATGGACGATAACGCTTCTTCGACCGGACCCGACCAGCGTGCTGCGCCGCGCTTCATCTCGCTTATCCGCGCGGCGAAGCTGGTGTGCGGACAGGGCGAGTTCGTCTGCGTTATCCGCGATGTCTCGGCGACAGGCGTGTCCGTGCGCACCTTCCATTGCTTGCCGACCGACGCGGCGATCGCGCTCGAATTGCAGAACGGCGAAACCTACGAGCTTGAACTGGTCCGCTCCGAAGGCTTCGAAGCCAGCTATCGGTTCACCACCCCGATCGCGGTCGAACAGCTGATCCAGGAAGACTGGGGCTACCCCAAGCGCCAGCTGCGTCTCAACATCATGCTTCCGCTGGTGGTCTCCGCGCTGACCGGCCGCGGCAAGGCGGTTACGCTCAACATCTCGCAGCAGGGCGCGCGGATCGAATGCGACCATGTCTTCTCGATCGACCAGCGCGTGACGATTTCGTGCGATGAGTTGCCCGACATCCGCTGCACGGTCCGCTGGCGCAAAGATGCCAATTACGGGTTGGTGTTCGAGGATACCTTTACGCTGGCCGACTTCGCCAAGCTGGCCGCCAAGGTGCAATGTCCCGCGCTGTTGCAGGACCAGCGGTAATACGCGCTGCTGCTCGGGGTGTAGCCGTCACGCTCGATCGACCGTTAATCTAGCTAGCCACGAAATCCATTGCGGCGCCATTGATACAATGGCGCTTGCCGGTTGGCTTGGGGCCATCGTTGAAGATATGGCCCAGATGCCCGCCGCAATCGGCGCAATGCACTTCGGTGCGCGGATAGCCGATCTTGTAATCGCTAGCGGTGCCGACCGCGCCCTTGTCGATGGCTCGCCAGAAGCTGGGCCAACCCGTTTTCGAATCGTATTTGGCCTTTGAGCTGTAAAGCGCGTTACCGCAGCCCGCACAGGTGAAGGTGCCCGCCCGGTGTTCGTCATTGAGCGACGAGGAATAAGGCCGTTCAGTCCCCGCCTGGCGCAGGATTGCGAATTCCTGCTTGCTCAGCCGCTGGCGCCATTCGGCAGCGGTGTGCTTTACCCGGAAATCCTTCGCCTCCGCCGCGCCCGAACCGCAAGCTGTCAGCGCTGTAAAGCCGGCAGAGACACCGATCCAGCCAAGCAGGCGGCGGCGGTCGAGAGACAGGTCGGTCATCGTTGGCGGTTTCATGGCGTGGAGGAATAGCCCCCCACGCCTGAACCTACGCTTGAACCGCGTTCCGGGTTACACGCCGCGGTCAGAAATCGGTGACCTCGACCTCGAGCTTGCGGAAGCCGTGGACGAAATTCGCCCGTACGCGTTCGATGTCGCCCGCGACATGCACGCGGATGCGGCGCTTGTGCATTTCCTCGAGCAGGACGCGCAGCTGGAGTTCGGCAAGCCGCGCACCGACGCAGCGGTGGATGCCGTATCCGAAGGCGATGTTGCGACGGGCATTCTCGCGCGTCAGGTCGAGCTTGTCGGGATTCTCGAACACCTCCTCGTCGCGATTGGCCGAGAGATACCACAGCACGACCTTGTCGCCCTTCTTGATCGTCTGGCCGAACACTTCGGTATCCTCGGTGCAGGTGCGGCGCATATGCGCCAGCGGGGTCTGCATACGGAGCATTTCCTGCACCGCATTGGGGATCACGTCGGGGTTCTGTTCGAACAGCTTGCGCTGCTCGGGGTTCTTGTCGAGTTGATAAACGAAGCCGCTCATCGAATTGCGCGTCGTGTCGTTGCCGCCCACGATCAGCAGGATCAGATTGCCCATGAATTCCTGCGGGCTCATCTGGTTCATGGCTTCCGAATGGATCATCATCGAAATGAGATCGTCGCCCGGCTCCTTGTCATGCGTGCGCTCGATCCACAGCGACTGGAAATAGGCGGCCATTTCATTGAGGAAGCCCCAGCGCATCTCGTCGAGATCGCGCACGGTGGCGAGCTCGGTATCGCCCGCCCAATCGGACCAGAAGGTCAGCAGGCGGCGGTCTTCCCAAGGGAAGCCGAACAGGATCGCGAGCATACCGGTGGTCAGTTCGATCGAGACCTTGTCGACCCAGTCGAATACTTCCCCTCGCGGCAGGCTGTCGAGCAGTTCGCCGGTGCGCTGGCGGATCTCGCCTTCCATCTCGGCCATGCCGCTGGGAGTGAACTTGGGCGCGACGGTGCGCCGCTGGCCGGTGTGCTGCGGGCGGTCCATGGCGATGAACATCGGCAGCTCGCGCCGCTCCTCGATACCCGCCTCGGCCAGCTCTTCATCGGTCAGCCGGTTGAGGATGGTGATCCCGCCATGCTCCCAGCTCGACGAAAAGACATCGGGCAGCGCCTCGATATGCTGGATCGCCTTGTGGCCAACCACCGCCCAATAGGGCCCGAACGGGCTTTCGGGGATGTAATGCAGCGGGCCGGCTTCGCGCATCTCCTTGAAGATCGGCTGCCAGGTGTTCTCCGCATAGATGTCGCTGCGGCTGACATCCCATTTGTGCGGGTGGCTGAGGCGTTCCTCGGGATGCTCCGCAAAATGCTTTTTCAGCGCTTCATGCGCTCTGGGTTCGGTGCGGCATTGGGGGCGTTCGATTGCAGCAGTGGCCATGTTTCTCTCCTCGCGGGAGCGACTCCATCCGTCGCTCTCCCTCCTATGCGGCCCATCCTGCCTTAACTGACACGTGTGTCAATAGTGCGTTGCAAATCGCCACCCAACGATCTCGTTGTTTCAGGCGCGGAGGCTTACGCCGGCTCGGTCCCGCCGACATGACCCTTCACCGCGCGCCCGCCGCGGCCCGATTTCATCACCCGGCGCCGGAAGATCGTCGCCCCGAAGCGGACGAACAGGATCACGCATAGCGCCTGCCAGCCAAGCGCGAGTGCATGCGGCCACAGCGCGTCCGATTGCGCCGCGCGCGCAAGCATGGCGAAGGGCGAGGACAGCGGGAAAATCGCGGCGAACAGCTCCATCGGCGAACCGGGGCGGGTGATCGAGGACGCGGCAAGGAAAAACACCAGCAGCTGCGCCATGGTGACGGGCATCGACAGCGTCTGCACCTCGCGCACGGTCGTCGCCATCCCGCCAATCGTCAGGAACAGCGAGCCGAGCAGCAGATAACCCATCGCGAAATAGACAATCCCAAACAGCAGGAACAGCGGCCAGCCGAGCGCCGGTTCGGGCAGCTGCGGCAATGCGCTACCCGCCAGCAGGCCGATTGCCGCGCCCGCAGTGGCCCAGACGGCAATGCCCACGAGGCTGATACCCAGCATGGCGGCAAGCTTGCCAAGGAACACCGCGTCCATCGGGATCGCAGCGGCGAGCACTTCGATGATCTTGTTGGCTTTTTCCTCGACGAGGTTGGACAGCACCATGCCCGCCAGCAGCATCATCAACAGGAACAGCAGCAACTGCCCCGCCTGCGCGGTGCGGATG contains:
- a CDS encoding GntR family transcriptional regulator; this translates as MRNQSKPVYLKLRDMIAAAIIDGRYAEGDMLPSVRALAAEQGANPLTVAKAYQQFQNDGLVEVQRGVGMYVVDGAAERLRRSERDAFLREEWPEIRARMDRLGVSASELLAEA
- a CDS encoding amidohydrolase; this translates as MKKYTLLACAAAFAVAGCSTTGGSSDVASASTKDWTAPVGKDGNAPFPSTYSPYPGRPTALVGATVFDGRGGRIDNGTVLFRDGKVVAVGDASLATDGYDRIDGSGKFVTPGVIDIHSHLGDYPTPSVQAHSDGNEATSPMTPEVWAEHSVWPQDPGFTRALANGGVTSLQILPGSANLTGGRSVTLKNVSARTVQGMKFPGAPYGMKMACGENPKRVYGGKGRAPSTRMGNFAVNRQMWLDAQAYDGKKRDLGKETLNGVLDGEILVHNHCYRADEMALVMDMAKEMGYKVTAFHHAVEAYKIGDLLKENDVCSAIWADWYGFKMEAYDGILENAALLRQAGACVVIHSDDENGIQRLNQEAAKAQAAGLRLGIDIPDAEVVGWFTHNAAKAMGIADMTGSLETGKMADVVLWNGDPLSVYSRPEKVWVDGALMFDAMDRKRRPVSDFELGQPGEGDVK
- the msrB gene encoding peptide-methionine (R)-S-oxide reductase MsrB, with the protein product MTDLSLDRRRLLGWIGVSAGFTALTACGSGAAEAKDFRVKHTAAEWRQRLSKQEFAILRQAGTERPYSSSLNDEHRAGTFTCAGCGNALYSSKAKYDSKTGWPSFWRAIDKGAVGTASDYKIGYPRTEVHCADCGGHLGHIFNDGPKPTGKRHCINGAAMDFVAS
- a CDS encoding peptide MFS transporter — translated: MATTQPVDGDSAGTFLGHPKGLFILFFAEMWERFSYYGMRALLIFYLTKHWLFSDSDAGIIYGAYTALVYITPVVGGYLADKYLGQRKAVLFGAVLLTLGHFFMAFEGDPAAGTENNPIVYVFWLALALIIVGSGFLKANISVIVGQLYPRTDTRRDAAYTIFYMGINLGAAIGSLLCGYIGETYGWAYGFGLAGIGMLAGLVVFVWGKPLLLGRGEPPKQLAKKTEWSMYGLGIALVGICWLAIQYQDMVGYVLGLFGGSLVLYVLFTAVVKLPSEERDRIFAAMFLILTSIVFWALFEQAGSSLNLFTDRHVDRGGVPASTFQSINAIYIILLAPVFAVTWQTLGRKGLEPSAPLKFGLGVVQVGLGFLVLVWGAQSVGVDAAVPVLFIFLIYLLHTTGELCLSPVGLSAMNRLAPSHMASLIMGTWFFASATGNFAAGLIASATGAEGVGEEAGRQVVLDVYSTVGWYAIAIGVGVMVISPLIKKLMHLDTLQDDDVGDDLLGQSEGPGEPQGAGIHPETRPLG
- a CDS encoding ABC transporter permease; this encodes MTDTTRLTLFEAARVVAKRDFHAILFSRAFFFFLLGPLFPIVIGALAGGIGGQVQRDANTRVIAVAMDEADTQAMIAARARLAPQIGMALPELQPNASAASPEQILREPGKNYTAVISGTVAAPALTAPADAIDYWSGPVALIAADAGTGTATAYPEVAARPVATSVAAQRSDRIRTAQAGQLLLFLLMMLLAGMVLSNLVEEKANKIIEVLAAAIPMDAVFLGKLAAMLGISLVGIAVWATAGAAIGLLAGSALPQLPEPALGWPLFLLFGIVYFAMGYLLLGSLFLTIGGMATTVREVQTLSMPVTMAQLLVFFLAASSITRPGSPMELFAAIFPLSSPFAMLARAAQSDALWPHALALGWQALCVILFVRFGATIFRRRVMKSGRGGRAVKGHVGGTEPA
- a CDS encoding FKBP-type peptidyl-prolyl cis-trans isomerase, with the protein product MRTTLLALGAAATAVGFHALSAQDTPPDRSQDIAWMNAQQAYLTGLSHEDGWHAMPGGLKWRHVDYAGSSEKARVEDTVTVHYAGTFLNGETFDSSFDRGEPATFPLGRLIKAWQMAIPEMGVGDTIEIAAPADLAYGPKGKGPIPGGATLLFTVQLLGIEPAA
- a CDS encoding NnrU family protein, whose product is MDQALVSLLAASLAFVGMHFALSHPLRAPLVGVLGENGFRALYSLVALATFVWAAMAFRAVGPGGAPLWNGSGDTLWAIATVIMLLASVLLAGSFQRNPALPDPRAAAHAAQGPHGVFHVTRHPMMWAIALWAATHILLSPTPRQIILAGAIGLLALLGAHLQDRKKEGQMGDAWSGWEARTSYWPRVGGLAKAGAFAWIGGLIIWLAATYGHIHANGMPAGVWRWL
- a CDS encoding PilZ domain-containing protein yields the protein MEFTTELHMDDNASSTGPDQRAAPRFISLIRAAKLVCGQGEFVCVIRDVSATGVSVRTFHCLPTDAAIALELQNGETYELELVRSEGFEASYRFTTPIAVEQLIQEDWGYPKRQLRLNIMLPLVVSALTGRGKAVTLNISQQGARIECDHVFSIDQRVTISCDELPDIRCTVRWRKDANYGLVFEDTFTLADFAKLAAKVQCPALLQDQR
- a CDS encoding integration host factor subunit beta, with the translated sequence MPQPADWNRARKHDFGGARGNNPFVAEWARRRQMIRSELLAALAQDNPELRAEEVEQVVDVFFEEIAQRLSEGGRVELRGFGAFSTREREARKGRNPRTGETVDVPAKRVPYFKPGKDMRRRLNDD
- a CDS encoding amidohydrolase family protein — protein: MKALATLLASAAIAFAAPATAQSFVVTNATVASGDGSEPIESGYVVVENGKVSAIGSGTPASNLPAIDANGAWVTPGIFATVTSLGLWDVGAVSESNDTRAGGAPFSAALDVAPVINPSSQHILVHRASGITRAATVTLPSSSIFGGQGAVIDLGADPDAVTQARAFQVVALGEYGGRIAGGSRVATHTLLRAALREASANRAATSADIRSDDVLLTRFDAAALAPVARGEQPLYVYVERASDIRSTLALKSEFPRLDLVLVGASEGWLVASEIAAAGVPVIADGLDDLPANFEELAATQSNIGRMVKAGVRVALNAAAMQNPRNLNQYAGNLVALTRMPGADGLTWGQAFAAITSVPAAISGMGDKAGVLAPGAVGDLVIWDGDPLEVGSMPVKVYIDGIDQPLDNHQSRLKERYRDLDESDLPKGYDW
- a CDS encoding cytochrome P450; its protein translation is MATAAIERPQCRTEPRAHEALKKHFAEHPEERLSHPHKWDVSRSDIYAENTWQPIFKEMREAGPLHYIPESPFGPYWAVVGHKAIQHIEALPDVFSSSWEHGGITILNRLTDEELAEAGIEERRELPMFIAMDRPQHTGQRRTVAPKFTPSGMAEMEGEIRQRTGELLDSLPRGEVFDWVDKVSIELTTGMLAILFGFPWEDRRLLTFWSDWAGDTELATVRDLDEMRWGFLNEMAAYFQSLWIERTHDKEPGDDLISMMIHSEAMNQMSPQEFMGNLILLIVGGNDTTRNSMSGFVYQLDKNPEQRKLFEQNPDVIPNAVQEMLRMQTPLAHMRRTCTEDTEVFGQTIKKGDKVVLWYLSANRDEEVFENPDKLDLTRENARRNIAFGYGIHRCVGARLAELQLRVLLEEMHKRRIRVHVAGDIERVRANFVHGFRKLEVEVTDF